Proteins from a single region of Anastrepha ludens isolate Willacy chromosome 5, idAnaLude1.1, whole genome shotgun sequence:
- the LOC128864387 gene encoding putative uncharacterized protein DDB_G0271606 — translation MKRFYYVLCVCLLSCNVVRASFSHLQAIDFSQLQQQQKSSLTQQQQQDQQSSEQTDTTTDSSEDYDSHPQYSFAYDVRDTLTGDEKQQEEKRDGDLVQGQYSLVEPDGTRRVVEYTADDINGFNAVVSKQLVDERSRASASASATASSSRYNSFETIQSQIQAQAIAEAQAQAASYAEAQALAEAQLQAQAKAHAEAMAQVQSDAELQARIQAEAQARSQAQQLMEQFQQQYKQQQQQQQEQQEQLAQLQQQQQQRQQQQQQLRSQIQQSQERLTNEQALLISQSLPSRTLGHSVHATVVSHPPTILTRTPSGSVYAQQRDITTLKELRDGTQRQMIERTTLPQIVITQPASATVQAQVIHSPLLLDGSTGTTGMRSVISTKITNAGGNSGRSSSISLRGDAGRLSATEQLLNQLDNDGDDTLTRSSLRLLGGSSGSGSIKGRGGSGSSGLSSFDGSSSGSDERGNSRDDSGLRSGLRTSNRRLQTLFSSSGSGSSGSASGKSTW, via the exons TTTTACTATGTACTCTGTGTCTGTTTGTTGTCGTGCAATGTTGTGCGCGCCTCCTTCTCGCACCTGCAAGCGATCGATTTCTCGCAACTGCAACAGCAACAGAAATCATCACTTacccaacaacagcaacaggacCAGCAATCGTCAGAGCAAACCGACACCACCACTGACTCGTCCGAGGACTACGACAGCCATCCGCAGTACAGTTTCGCCTACGATGTGCGCGATACATTGACCGGTGACGAAAAGCAGCAGGAGGAGAAGCGTGATGGCGATCTAGTGCAGGGACAG TACTCGCTCGTTGAACCCGATGGCACTCGCCGTGTTGTGGAGTACACCGCTGACGACATCAATGGCTTTAACGCCGTTGTATCTAAGCAGCTCGTTGACGAACGTTCTCGCGCCTCCGCCTCTGCCTCGGCCACTGCTTCCTCATCGCGCTACAACAGCTTCGAAACCATACAATCGCAAATTCAGGCACAAGCCATCGCCGAAGCGCAAGCACAGGCCGCCTCCTATGCCGAAGCACAAGCGCTCGCCGAGGCTCAACTGCAGGCGCAAGCCAAGGCCCACGCCGAAGCCATGGCTCAGGTACAAAGCGATGCTGAATTGCAGGCGCGCATTCAAGCGGAGGCCCAGGCACGCTCTCAGGCCCAGCAACTGATGGAGCAGTTTCAGCAGCAGTacaagcaacaacagcaacagcagcaggaaCAGCAGGAACAATTGGCACaattgcagcagcagcaacaacaacgccaacagcaacaacaacagctgcgTTCACAAATTCAGCAATCTCAGGAGCGTCTAACCAACGAGCAAGCGCTACTGATTTCGCAGTCTCTGCCCTCACGCACGCTGGGGCATAGTGTGCACGCCACAGTTGTCTCGCACCCGCCCACCATCCTAACACGCACACCCAGCGGCAGCGTGTATGCACAGCAACGCGACATTACCACCCTGAAAGAGCTGCGCGATGGCACCCAACGGCAGATGATCGAACGCACCACGCTCCCGCAAATCGTCATCACCCAACCGGCTAGCGCCACGGTACAGGCCCAGGTCATACACTCGCCGCTTTTGTTGGACGGCAGCACTGGCACGACGGGCATGCGCAGCGTCATCTCTACGAAAATCACCAACGCCGGCGGCAATAGTGGACGCAGCAGCAGTATTTCACTCCGTGGTGACGCCGGACGCTTGAGTGCCACCGAACAGCTGCTCAACCAGCTGGATAACGACGGCGATGATACATTGACGCGCAGCAGCTTGAGGCTGCTTGGTGGCAGTAGCGGCAGTGGCAGTATCAAAGGACGCGGCGGTAGCGGCAGCAGTGGACTTAGCAGCTTCGATGGCAGTAGCAGCGGCTCAGATGAGCGGGGCAACAGCCGCGATGATAGTGGACTGCGCAGCGGACTAAGGACGTCAAATCGACGATTGCAAACACTTTTCTCAAGCAGCGGCAGTGGCTCGAGCGGCAGCGCAAGTGGCAAGTCCACATGGTAA
- the LOC128864188 gene encoding uncharacterized protein LOC128864188, whose amino-acid sequence MVCRTSKLANFSQSVLRNLPLNPTQLKRYVADKCCPSGTSQTAEPNSSSPLKNDAFTPPDFLPVTAYKALSDPKEVLGPGAHKCKAYKNPEYYAYHRFSFYELQRATLDNAKCAEGGVLYAAERVEDDCLEGDSAGAGAPKDAAKEAKECKENNEEMQMSKDNTGGEKRAADDTAKKNDENCEN is encoded by the coding sequence atggtgTGCCGCACTTCGAAGCTTGCAAATTTTTCGCAAAGTGTTCTAAGAAATCTACCTTTGAATCCGACTCAACTGAAACGTTATGTAGCGGACAAATGTTGTCCCTCAGGAACGTCCCAAACTGCAGAGCCAAACTCATCTTCTCCACTTAAAAACGACGCATTCACCCCACCCGACTTCCTGCCAGTCACTGCTTACAAGGCACTTAGCGATCCTAAAGAGGTTCTTGGTCCGGGGGCACATAAATGCAAAGCCTACAAGAATCCCGAGTACTATGCCTATCATCGTTTCTCGTTTTACGAACTACAGAGGGCCACATTGGATAATGCTAAATGCGCGGAGGGTGGGGTGCTGTACGCAGCCGAACGTGTTGAGGACGATTGTCTGGAAGGTGATAGTGCGGGCGCGGGTGCGCCCAAAGATGCCGCTAAGGAGGCAAAAGAGTGCAAGGAGAATAATGAAGAAATGCAGATGTCGAAAGATAATACCGGCGGTGAAAAGAGAGCGGCAGACGATacggcgaaaaaaaatgatgaaaactGTGAGAATTGA